A genomic window from Silene latifolia isolate original U9 population chromosome Y, ASM4854445v1, whole genome shotgun sequence includes:
- the LOC141632904 gene encoding uncharacterized protein LOC141632904 codes for MIQAMVEQVRIIRQKMRVAQDRQKSYADARRSDVSFQVGEKVILRVSPMKGVMRFGKRGKLCQKFIGPYEILDRVGEVAYRLALPPALARVHNVFHVSQLRRYLSDPSHILSHDVVEVDEQLTYIETPKEILDRKVRKTRHGETALVKVLGTNHKAEEATWETEAAMRESYPHLFT; via the coding sequence atgattCAGGCGATGGTTGAGCAGGTGCGGATCATTCGACAGAAGATGAGGGTTGCCCAGGACCGGCAGAAGAGCTATGCTGACGCTAGGAGAAGCGACGTTTCCTTCCAGGTGGGAGAGAAAGTAATTCTTAGAGTGTCTccgatgaagggagtgatgagGTTCGGGAAACGGGGAAAGTTGTgccagaagtttattgggccatatgagattttggatagaGTTGGAGAGGTGGCATACCGGCTAGCTCTGCCACCAGCTTTAGCCAGggtacataatgtcttccatgtttctcagttgaggagATATTTGAGTGACCCTTCGCACATTTTGAGCCATGACGTGGTCGAGGTGGATGAGCAGTTGACCTACATCGAGACGCCTAAGGAGATTTTGGAcaggaaggttagaaagaccagacACGGAGAGACTGCTTTAGTGAAGGTGTTGGGGACTAATCATAAGGCAGAGGAGGCTACCTGGGAAACCGAGGCCGCAATGAGAGAGAGTTATCCACATCTGTTCacttga